A genome region from Hevea brasiliensis isolate MT/VB/25A 57/8 chromosome 7, ASM3005281v1, whole genome shotgun sequence includes the following:
- the LOC110669326 gene encoding protein trichome birefringence-like 39: protein MCFNFLFKTCSFLSLFLLVSPHPHLSAAKAETFNTTFFNNTDTDGLFSSRKLLASKCNWFQGKWVFDSGYPLYDSSTCPFIDSQFNCQKNGRPDRYYLKYRWQPFFCELPRFNGLYFLEKWRGKKIMFVGDSMSLNQWQSLTCMLHAWVPNSKTTVTRKDGLSSVTFEEYGVTILLYRTPFLVDLVKDKDGTILKLDSIYSGRAWVGMDMLIFNTWHWWTHTGRTQPWKYMQEGNKKYTDMNRLVAFYKGLTTWARWVNLYVDPSKTKVFFQGISPTHYEGKDWNQPTKSCPEETQPFFGTRYPSGKPLAWVVVNKVLSRIKKPVYLLDVTTLSQYRKDAHPSAYSGDHKEDCSHWCLPGLPDAWNQLLYAALFT from the exons ATGTGTTTCAATTTCTTGTTCAAAACCTGctcatttctctctttgtttttgTTGGTATCTCCTCATCCCCATTTATCAGCTGCAAAAGCTGAGACTTTCAACACTACCTTCTTCAATAACACTGATACTGATGGCTTATTCAGTTCCAGGAAATTATTAGCAAGCAAATGCAATTGGTTCCAAGGAAAATGGGTATTTGATTCTGGTTACCCTCTCTATGATTCTTCAACCTGTCCCTTCATAGATTCACAATTCAACTGCCAAAAGAATGGTCGTCCTGATAGATACTATCTCAAGTATAGGTGGCAGCCATTCTTTTGCGAGTTACCCag GTTTAATGGGTTGTATTTCTTGGAGAAATGGAGAGGAAAGAAGATAATGTTCGTGGGTGACTCAATGAGTCTGAATCAGTGGCAATCTTTGACATGTATGCTTCACGCTTGGGTTCCTAATTCAAAGACTACAGTCACAAGGAAAGATGGGCTATCTTCAGTCACATTTGag GAATATGGAGTGACGATATTACTGTATCGAACACCTTTTCTAGTAGATCTTGTTAAGGACAAGGATGGGACAATTTTGAAGCTTGACTCCATATACAGTGGTAGAGCATGGGTTGGGATGGACATGTTGATCTTTAACACCTGGCATTGGTGGACTCACACCGGAAGAACACAACC ATGGAAATACATGCAAGAGGGAAATAAAAAGTACACAGATATGAACCGACTTGTGGCATTTTATAAAGGGCTTACTACGTGGGCTAGATGGGTCAATCTATATGTTGATCCTTCTAAAACCAAGGTCTTCTTCCAGGGCATATCTCCCACACACTATGA GGGGAAAGATTGGAATCAACCTACAAAGTCATGTCCCGAGGAAACACAGCCATTCTTTGGAACGAGGTACCCATCTGGCAAGCCATTGGCTTGGGTGGTTGTTAACAAGGTATTGAGTAGAATAAAGAAACCAGTCTACTTGCTAGACGTGACCACCCTCTCACAATATCGAAAGGATGCTCACCCATCGGCCTATAGTGGCGACCACAAGGAAGATTGTAGCCATTGGTGTCTACCTGGATTGCCCGATGCTTGGAACCAGCTTTTATATGCAGCTCTCTTCACTTga